Proteins encoded by one window of Streptomyces sp. ALI-76-A:
- a CDS encoding methylated-DNA--[protein]-cysteine S-methyltransferase, whose product MNSPGQYEQQVVWTVVPTDIGPLLLAATRDGLVNVVFHATAAVRDKALDRLGSRLGSEPAEAPDSPLLAEAIRQVKAYFAGELHDFQLPLDWSLISGFNRQVLRELASGVRYGTVVGYGDLAGRVGQPGAAQAVGTAMGANPLPVVVPCHRVVESDGGIGGFGGGLEAKRRLLALEGVLPEPLF is encoded by the coding sequence ATGAACAGCCCTGGGCAGTACGAGCAGCAGGTCGTGTGGACCGTCGTCCCCACCGACATCGGTCCGCTGCTGCTGGCCGCGACCCGAGACGGCCTGGTCAACGTCGTCTTCCACGCCACGGCCGCCGTGCGCGACAAAGCGCTCGACCGGCTCGGGTCCCGGCTGGGCAGTGAGCCGGCCGAGGCGCCCGACTCCCCGCTGCTGGCCGAGGCGATACGTCAGGTGAAGGCGTACTTCGCGGGCGAGCTGCACGACTTCCAGTTGCCCCTGGACTGGTCGTTGATCTCGGGCTTCAACCGACAGGTGCTGCGCGAACTCGCGTCCGGTGTGCGGTACGGCACCGTCGTCGGGTACGGCGACCTGGCCGGCCGGGTCGGGCAGCCGGGCGCGGCGCAGGCGGTGGGAACGGCGATGGGCGCCAACCCGCTGCCGGTCGTCGTGCCCTGCCATCGGGTCGTCGAAAGCGACGGTGGCATCGGCGGCTTCGGGGGCGGGCTGGAGGCGAAGCGGAGACTGCTCGCGCTGGAGGGGGTCCTGCCCGAGCCCCTGTTCTGA
- a CDS encoding TerD family protein, whose protein sequence is MTKGQAISLQKNDGGSLTAVRMGLGWQAAPRRGLFGSRTREIDLDASAVLFADKQPLDVVFFRHLVSDDGSVRHTGDNLVGGVGQGGDDEAILVDLARVPVHIDQIVFTVNSFTGQTFQEVQNAFCRLVDETNGQELARYTLAGGGAYTAQIMAKVHRTGPGWTMTALGTPANGRTFQDLMPAILPHL, encoded by the coding sequence CTGACCAAGGGTCAGGCCATCAGCCTGCAGAAGAACGACGGGGGCAGCCTCACCGCGGTACGCATGGGCCTCGGCTGGCAGGCGGCTCCCCGGCGCGGCCTCTTCGGCTCCCGCACCCGGGAGATCGACCTCGACGCCTCGGCCGTCCTGTTCGCGGACAAGCAGCCGCTGGACGTCGTCTTCTTCCGGCACCTGGTGAGCGACGACGGCTCGGTGCGGCACACCGGCGACAACCTGGTCGGCGGAGTCGGCCAGGGGGGCGACGACGAGGCGATCCTCGTCGACCTGGCGCGCGTTCCGGTTCACATCGACCAGATCGTCTTCACCGTGAACTCGTTCACGGGACAGACCTTCCAAGAGGTGCAGAACGCGTTCTGCCGTCTGGTCGACGAGACCAACGGCCAGGAGCTCGCCCGCTACACGCTCGCCGGCGGTGGCGCCTACACGGCCCAGATCATGGCCAAGGTGCACCGCACGGGTCCGGGCTGGACCATGACGGCCCTCGGCACGCCCGCCAACGGCCGCACCTTCCAGGACCTGATGCCGGCGATCCTGCCGCACCTGTAG
- a CDS encoding MHYT domain-containing protein, whose product MQGTVDGFSYGLVTPLVAYLMACLGGALGLRCTTRSLLVDNSWRPGWLALGAAAIGSGIWTMHFIAMMGFKVEQAPIHYDRAMTFASLGVAIVMVGIGIFIVGYRGARGTALMTGGAITGLGIATMHYLGMAGMRLNGELEYNTFTVAVSVVIAIGAATTALWAAGQVRGFLWSVGASVVMGLAVTGMHYTGMAALSVHVHDTAAPVRGDSAAALLAPMMIGPLAFLLLAGVVVLFDPLMVMGRPGWTPTENKPGIPARDLVAAPAARRPPLRPRRQPDQHTVRTPQNR is encoded by the coding sequence ATGCAAGGCACGGTCGACGGATTCAGCTACGGACTCGTCACACCGCTGGTGGCCTATCTCATGGCCTGCCTGGGCGGCGCTCTGGGGCTGCGCTGCACCACCCGGTCCCTGCTCGTCGACAACTCCTGGCGGCCCGGCTGGCTGGCCCTCGGGGCGGCGGCGATCGGCTCCGGCATCTGGACCATGCACTTCATCGCGATGATGGGGTTCAAGGTCGAGCAGGCGCCGATCCACTACGACCGGGCGATGACGTTCGCGAGCCTGGGCGTCGCCATCGTCATGGTGGGAATCGGGATCTTCATCGTCGGCTACCGCGGGGCCAGGGGAACGGCCCTGATGACCGGGGGCGCCATCACCGGTCTGGGCATCGCCACCATGCACTACCTGGGCATGGCCGGAATGCGCCTGAACGGCGAGTTGGAGTACAACACGTTCACCGTGGCCGTCTCCGTCGTCATCGCCATCGGCGCCGCCACCACCGCGCTGTGGGCCGCCGGCCAGGTCAGGGGGTTCCTGTGGAGCGTCGGAGCGAGCGTCGTCATGGGGCTCGCGGTCACCGGCATGCACTACACGGGCATGGCCGCCCTCAGCGTCCATGTCCACGACACGGCGGCCCCCGTCCGCGGTGACTCGGCCGCCGCCCTGCTCGCACCGATGATGATCGGTCCGCTCGCGTTCCTGCTGCTCGCGGGGGTGGTCGTCCTGTTCGACCCGCTGATGGTCATGGGCAGGCCCGGCTGGACACCCACCGAGAACAAGCCGGGCATACCCGCGCGCGATCTGGTGGCCGCCCCAGCCGCCCGCCGTCCGCCTCTCCGTCCCCGCCGTCAGCCGGACCAGCACACCGTCCGTACCCCGCAAAACCGCTGA
- a CDS encoding sugar kinase: MLVVGDVITDVVARHRGPLAAGTDTAAAIRTVPGGAGANVACWAARGGRSEVRLLGRVGADSAAWHERELVGHGVRPRLVVDPQAPTGTVICLVDAGGTAERTFLTDSGASLRLGPEDWSDALLDGVARLHLSGYLLFSEPSRALVTVALEAARAREVPVSLDPASSGFLVTLGVDRFLALVDGVDVLLPSRDEACLLTGVPDTADAAARLSRHVPLVVAKQGADGALVARSGTVIAHVPAVPATPRDTTGAGDAFTGAFLAALLTGAAPEDAAAEGCRAGALAVERVGGRPAVEVAGRIRGGGS, translated from the coding sequence CTGCTCGTCGTCGGGGACGTCATCACGGACGTCGTCGCCCGGCACCGGGGGCCGCTCGCCGCGGGCACGGACACGGCCGCGGCGATCCGGACGGTACCGGGCGGCGCGGGGGCGAACGTGGCCTGTTGGGCCGCCCGCGGCGGCCGCTCGGAGGTACGGCTGCTGGGGCGGGTCGGCGCGGACTCGGCCGCCTGGCACGAACGGGAGCTGGTCGGCCACGGAGTACGGCCCCGGCTCGTCGTCGATCCGCAGGCGCCCACCGGGACGGTGATCTGCCTCGTCGACGCGGGCGGGACGGCCGAGCGGACGTTCCTCACCGACAGCGGGGCGTCGCTGCGGCTCGGACCCGAGGACTGGTCGGACGCGCTGCTCGACGGGGTCGCCCGGCTGCACCTGTCGGGCTATCTGCTGTTCTCCGAACCGAGCCGGGCGCTGGTGACCGTCGCCTTGGAAGCGGCACGCGCGCGGGAGGTGCCGGTCAGCCTGGACCCGGCGTCGTCCGGTTTCCTGGTGACGTTGGGAGTGGACCGGTTCCTGGCGCTCGTCGACGGCGTGGACGTACTGCTGCCCAGCCGGGACGAGGCCTGCCTGCTCACCGGGGTGCCGGATACGGCGGACGCGGCGGCCCGGCTGAGCCGTCATGTCCCGCTGGTGGTCGCCAAGCAGGGCGCCGACGGCGCGCTGGTGGCCCGGTCCGGCACCGTGATCGCCCACGTCCCGGCGGTACCGGCGACACCCCGGGACACCACCGGGGCGGGCGACGCCTTCACGGGCGCCTTCCTCGCCGCCCTGCTCACGGGTGCCGCACCCGAGGACGCGGCGGCGGAGGGGTGCCGGGCGGGGGCGTTGGCGGTGGAGCGGGTCGGGGGGCGGCCGGCGGTGGAGGTCGCGGGGCGGATTCGAGGTGGTGGGAGCTGA
- a CDS encoding VOC family protein has translation MTDNTTRLDHVVLWVHDPLASADFYEKTVGMETLRITEFAAGAVSFPSVRLNDETIFDLMPLTAAEGMTMVPGAADSAGHPVNHVCLALPADDFETLRARLEERSVPVSDISHDSFGARGQARRSFYFRDPDGNVFEARHYD, from the coding sequence ATGACCGACAACACGACACGTCTCGACCACGTCGTCCTCTGGGTGCACGACCCGCTGGCGTCGGCCGACTTCTACGAGAAGACGGTCGGGATGGAAACCTTGAGGATCACCGAATTCGCCGCGGGAGCGGTCTCCTTTCCCTCCGTACGACTCAACGACGAGACGATCTTCGACCTGATGCCGCTGACCGCCGCGGAAGGCATGACGATGGTCCCGGGCGCCGCCGACAGCGCGGGTCACCCGGTCAACCACGTCTGCCTGGCCCTGCCCGCCGACGACTTCGAGACCCTGCGCGCCCGCCTGGAGGAACGGTCGGTGCCTGTCTCGGACATCTCCCACGACTCCTTCGGCGCCCGCGGGCAGGCCCGGCGCAGCTTCTACTTCCGCGACCCGGACGGCAACGTCTTCGAGGCCCGGCACTACGACTGA
- a CDS encoding pseudouridine-5'-phosphate glycosidase: protein MLVVSDEVRDAIDARRPVVALESTIIAHGLPRPRNLRVALELENVVRQEGAVPATIAVLDGRPHVGLDEEQLERVANEDGIRKLGHRDLPLAVARGASGATTVSATALLAARAGVRVFATGGLGGVHRQWTVTQDESADLGLLARTRITVVCAGVKSILDVPATLQRLETLGVAVAGYGTDRFPGFYLSDSGHPVEWTLETPRQVADVMRAQDALDGPESALIVAHPLPEAEQLDPELHARVLAEALHACEQEGITGQAVTPFLLDHLVRHTDGASLRANLAAVRGNVRLAGRIAAAWAGA from the coding sequence GTGCTGGTGGTGTCCGACGAGGTGCGGGACGCGATCGACGCGCGTCGACCCGTGGTGGCCCTGGAGTCCACGATCATCGCGCACGGGCTGCCACGCCCACGGAATCTGCGGGTGGCGCTGGAACTGGAGAACGTCGTACGGCAGGAGGGCGCCGTTCCCGCCACGATCGCCGTGCTGGACGGGCGGCCCCACGTCGGCCTGGACGAGGAACAGTTGGAGCGGGTCGCCAACGAGGACGGCATCCGCAAGCTGGGCCACCGGGACCTGCCGCTCGCGGTGGCCCGCGGGGCGAGCGGGGCGACGACGGTGTCGGCGACCGCGCTGCTGGCGGCTCGGGCGGGCGTACGGGTGTTCGCGACGGGTGGGCTCGGCGGGGTACACCGCCAGTGGACGGTGACGCAGGACGAGTCGGCCGATCTCGGGCTGCTGGCACGTACCCGGATCACCGTGGTGTGCGCGGGGGTGAAGTCGATCCTGGACGTGCCGGCGACACTGCAGCGGCTGGAGACCCTGGGCGTCGCGGTGGCCGGCTACGGCACGGACCGCTTCCCCGGCTTCTATCTCTCGGACTCGGGACACCCGGTGGAGTGGACCCTGGAAACCCCGCGGCAGGTGGCGGACGTGATGCGGGCTCAGGACGCGCTCGACGGACCGGAGTCGGCGCTGATCGTCGCCCACCCCCTGCCCGAGGCGGAGCAGCTGGATCCCGAGCTGCACGCGCGCGTGCTCGCCGAGGCGCTGCACGCGTGCGAGCAGGAGGGGATCACCGGCCAGGCGGTCACCCCGTTCCTGCTCGACCACCTGGTGCGGCACACCGACGGGGCCTCGCTGCGCGCCAACCTCGCGGCGGTGCGCGGCAACGTACGGCTGGCGGGGCGGATCGCGGCGGCCTGGGCCGGGGCGTGA
- a CDS encoding glycerophosphodiester phosphodiesterase family protein has protein sequence MHARAVAATTTALLGTAFFLLPPSDARADEDGGRPTVVAHRGASAYAPENTLAAVDKAAELGTTWVENDVQRTRDGELVVLHDDSLRRTTDVEQVFPGRAPWKVKDFTAAEIARLDAGGWFGAAYAGARVPTLQQYVRRVERHDQKLLLEIKNPELYPGIERQTLKLLSNEGWLDRRHLADRLVVQSFSADCVRTVHHLKPGVTTGFLGTPPVSDLAVYAAFADQVNPSYGSLSRGYVSAVHAFTGPHGRPLEVFTWTVDDAETARLVAGYGVDGVITNKPDVVRGALPAV, from the coding sequence ATGCACGCGCGCGCAGTTGCCGCCACGACCACCGCGCTCCTGGGGACCGCCTTCTTTCTGCTTCCGCCCTCCGACGCCCGGGCCGACGAGGACGGTGGGCGGCCGACGGTCGTCGCCCACCGGGGGGCATCCGCCTACGCTCCGGAGAACACCCTGGCCGCCGTGGACAAGGCGGCCGAGCTGGGCACCACCTGGGTGGAGAACGACGTCCAGCGCACCCGGGACGGCGAGCTGGTCGTCCTGCACGACGACAGCCTGCGGCGCACCACCGATGTCGAGCAGGTCTTCCCGGGGCGGGCGCCCTGGAAGGTGAAGGACTTCACCGCGGCCGAGATCGCGCGGCTCGACGCGGGCGGCTGGTTCGGTGCCGCGTACGCGGGCGCGCGCGTGCCGACGCTCCAGCAGTACGTGCGCCGGGTGGAGCGGCACGATCAGAAGCTGCTCCTCGAGATCAAGAACCCGGAGCTGTATCCGGGCATCGAGCGGCAGACCCTGAAGCTCCTGAGCAACGAGGGCTGGCTCGACCGGCGGCACCTCGCGGACCGACTGGTCGTGCAGAGCTTCAGCGCGGACTGCGTGCGGACCGTCCATCACCTGAAGCCGGGCGTCACGACCGGCTTCCTCGGCACTCCGCCCGTGTCGGACCTGGCCGTGTACGCCGCCTTCGCCGACCAGGTCAATCCCTCGTACGGTTCCCTCTCCAGGGGATACGTCTCCGCCGTGCACGCCTTCACGGGGCCGCACGGCAGGCCGCTGGAGGTCTTCACCTGGACCGTCGACGACGCGGAGACGGCCCGGCTGGTCGCCGGGTACGGCGTCGACGGCGTCATCACCAACAAGCCCGACGTGGTGCGCGGCGCGCTGCCCGCCGTCTGA
- a CDS encoding methyltransferase domain-containing protein: MTRTDGYLLDNRQTEAGERFDALATLFDPTTFRHLEGFGIGSGWRCWEVGAGGTSVVSWLAKKVGPTGRVVATDIDTSRLAAAARPPVQVRVHDVGAEEPPGEGFDLVHARLVLVHVQDRERALRSMVKALRSGGRLLVEDADPALQPLLCPDEHGPEQQLANRLRQGFRHLLADRGADLAHGRTLPRLLREAGLRRVEADAYFPVTSPACAALESATVRQIRAQLVTAGLATDEDIDRHLANVASGGMDLATAPMISAWGRKA; encoded by the coding sequence ATGACGCGAACCGACGGGTATCTCCTCGACAACCGGCAGACCGAGGCGGGAGAACGTTTCGACGCCTTGGCCACCCTCTTCGACCCCACGACGTTCCGGCACCTCGAAGGCTTCGGCATCGGATCCGGCTGGCGTTGCTGGGAGGTCGGTGCCGGAGGCACCTCCGTGGTGTCCTGGCTGGCCAAGAAGGTCGGTCCGACCGGGCGGGTCGTCGCCACCGACATCGACACCTCACGTCTCGCCGCGGCCGCCCGGCCGCCGGTGCAGGTCCGGGTGCACGACGTCGGTGCCGAGGAGCCGCCGGGGGAGGGTTTCGACCTGGTGCACGCCCGGCTCGTACTCGTCCATGTGCAGGACCGCGAACGGGCGTTGCGGTCGATGGTCAAGGCCCTGCGGTCCGGCGGGCGTCTCCTGGTCGAGGACGCCGACCCGGCGCTCCAGCCGCTGCTCTGCCCCGACGAGCACGGCCCCGAGCAGCAGCTCGCGAACCGGTTGCGGCAGGGCTTCCGGCACCTGCTCGCCGACCGGGGCGCCGACCTCGCCCACGGGCGCACGCTGCCGCGTCTGCTGCGCGAGGCCGGCCTGCGCCGGGTGGAGGCCGACGCGTACTTCCCGGTCACCTCGCCCGCCTGCGCCGCCCTGGAGTCGGCCACCGTTCGCCAGATCCGCGCTCAGCTCGTCACCGCGGGCCTCGCCACGGACGAGGACATCGACCGCCACCTCGCCAACGTCGCCTCCGGGGGCATGGACCTCGCCACCGCCCCGATGATCTCGGCATGGGGACGCAAGGCGTAG
- a CDS encoding TerD family protein, whose amino-acid sequence MTAELVRGQNHPISQVRLEIRASAGTPVVAVATTGDEQGTVRGAEWVAHPGTPTLPGLEVSRQAAADHRLAVDLGALSEAVHRVSVLLALPAPGTGGPVRFGAVAAPFVAVTGLDGTEIASYTITGLDAESAVVALELYRRQGAWKVRAVGQGYAGGLAELLADQGLPQAHQLARGVDDAIAQGLARSVPAPPRPADADRSRQTAASTPGADQAGPVPQGTPGPVPPQPPMSPYPYPSPPAGGPQQPASPYGPQVAPTGAATPPVSPYDPQITPTAGPPAQPASPYGHPHGTSSPGVPVQPAFPHGSPGSPAPAAPQPGSPQGPEPVAPSAVTGSAGSATGGPIDYSHPRRRQSSTPPPPPAPRQPAPPVAGDATGWTMDERLYNQVWGMFEDLARATAAYRSAVDFADSRMEKELDQVLSDPRSRIGGQGEAAREAARAKHAQLVDQARAALDRDLAQLTAEAQVIEPALPPSYARWDNPVWHAYRVPMEIPMALRLGDLHLPEATDLRIPMLVRLPLERGLWIDSGADGSLDGSFADSHDVRRLAMETAVAHAARLLAVYPAGEFTVHVIDPAGSGAQALVPLVQSGALARPPGIGAAGVADVLARLTERVDLVQMAVRGGVADALPPGLDTAEQLLIVNDFPHGFDDRAVNQLRYLADEGPAVGVHLMMIADREEAAGYGPLLDPLWRSLMRLTPVPDDHLADPWVGHAWTYEPALVPPGSQVLQQVLAAVAQARTKRT is encoded by the coding sequence ATGACGGCCGAGCTGGTGCGGGGACAGAACCACCCGATCTCCCAGGTCCGTCTGGAGATCCGGGCCTCGGCCGGCACGCCGGTCGTGGCGGTGGCCACGACCGGCGACGAGCAGGGCACGGTGCGCGGCGCGGAGTGGGTCGCCCACCCGGGCACCCCCACCCTGCCGGGCCTGGAGGTGTCCCGCCAGGCAGCCGCCGACCATCGCCTCGCGGTCGACCTCGGTGCCCTGTCCGAGGCCGTGCACCGGGTCAGCGTGCTGCTCGCCCTGCCCGCACCGGGCACCGGCGGCCCCGTCCGCTTCGGCGCCGTGGCCGCCCCCTTCGTGGCGGTCACCGGCCTCGACGGCACCGAGATCGCCAGCTACACCATCACGGGTCTGGACGCCGAGTCGGCCGTCGTCGCCCTGGAGCTCTACCGACGGCAGGGCGCCTGGAAGGTGCGGGCCGTCGGCCAGGGATACGCGGGGGGTCTCGCCGAGCTCCTCGCCGACCAGGGGCTGCCCCAGGCCCACCAGCTCGCCCGCGGTGTCGACGACGCGATCGCGCAGGGCCTGGCCCGTTCGGTCCCCGCGCCGCCGCGCCCGGCGGACGCCGACCGCTCCCGCCAGACGGCGGCATCGACACCCGGCGCCGACCAGGCCGGGCCGGTCCCCCAGGGCACCCCGGGCCCCGTACCACCCCAGCCGCCGATGTCCCCGTACCCGTACCCGTCCCCGCCCGCCGGCGGACCCCAGCAGCCCGCCTCTCCGTACGGTCCGCAGGTCGCACCCACGGGTGCAGCCACGCCGCCTGTCTCTCCGTACGATCCGCAGATCACCCCGACGGCGGGCCCACCCGCACAGCCCGCCTCTCCGTACGGCCACCCGCACGGCACCTCGTCCCCTGGCGTGCCCGTCCAACCCGCCTTCCCGCACGGCTCGCCCGGCAGCCCGGCACCCGCGGCACCACAGCCCGGGTCCCCGCAAGGACCCGAGCCTGTCGCCCCCTCCGCCGTCACCGGGTCTGCCGGGTCCGCCACAGGCGGCCCGATCGACTACAGCCATCCGCGTCGTCGGCAGAGCTCGACCCCGCCACCGCCCCCGGCGCCCCGGCAGCCCGCGCCGCCGGTCGCCGGAGACGCGACCGGCTGGACGATGGACGAGCGGCTCTACAACCAGGTGTGGGGCATGTTCGAGGACCTGGCCCGCGCCACGGCCGCGTACCGCAGCGCCGTCGACTTCGCCGACTCCCGTATGGAGAAGGAGCTCGACCAGGTCCTGTCCGACCCGCGCAGCCGCATCGGCGGCCAGGGCGAAGCCGCACGCGAGGCGGCCCGCGCCAAGCACGCCCAACTCGTCGACCAGGCCAGGGCCGCCCTGGACCGGGACCTCGCCCAGCTCACCGCCGAGGCCCAGGTCATCGAGCCCGCGCTGCCGCCGTCCTACGCACGCTGGGACAACCCCGTGTGGCACGCCTATCGCGTGCCGATGGAGATCCCGATGGCCCTGCGCCTGGGTGACCTGCACCTCCCCGAGGCGACCGACCTGCGCATACCGATGCTGGTCCGGCTGCCGCTGGAGCGCGGCCTGTGGATCGACAGCGGCGCCGACGGATCGCTCGACGGCTCGTTCGCCGACTCCCACGACGTGCGGCGCCTCGCCATGGAGACGGCGGTGGCCCACGCGGCCCGGCTGCTCGCGGTCTACCCCGCGGGCGAGTTCACCGTGCATGTCATCGACCCCGCGGGTTCGGGCGCGCAGGCGCTCGTCCCCCTGGTGCAGTCCGGTGCCCTCGCGAGGCCACCCGGGATCGGGGCGGCCGGTGTGGCGGACGTCCTGGCCCGGCTGACCGAGCGGGTCGACCTGGTGCAGATGGCGGTACGTGGCGGCGTGGCCGACGCGCTTCCGCCCGGCCTCGACACCGCCGAGCAGTTGCTGATCGTCAACGACTTCCCGCACGGCTTCGACGACCGTGCCGTGAACCAGCTGCGCTACCTCGCGGACGAGGGCCCGGCCGTCGGCGTCCACCTGATGATGATCGCGGACCGTGAGGAGGCCGCCGGGTACGGCCCGTTGCTGGACCCGCTGTGGCGCTCACTGATGCGCCTCACGCCGGTGCCCGACGACCACCTCGCCGACCCCTGGGTCGGACACGCCTGGACGTACGAACCCGCCCTCGTACCGCCCGGCAGCCAGGTGCTCCAGCAGGTGTTGGCCGCGGTCGCTCAGGCTCGCACCAAGCGCACGTAA
- the uvrB gene encoding excinuclease ABC subunit UvrB: MRPVSHIERTVAPFEVVSPYQPSGDQPAAIAELARRIEAGEKDVVLLGATGTGKSATTAWMIEKLQRPTLVMAPNKTLAAQLANEFRELLPNNAVEYFVSYYDYYQPEAYVPQSDTYIEKDSSVNEEVERLRHSATNSLLTRRDVVVVASVSCIYGLGTPQEYVDRMVPLRVGDEIDRDQLLRRFVDIQYTRNDLAFARGTFRVRGDTIEIFPVYEELAVRIEMFGDEIEALSTLHPLTGEIISDDEQLYVFPASHYVAGPERLERAVNDIEKELGERLAELEKQGKLLEAQRLRMRTTYDLEMLRQIGSCSGVENYSMHFDGREPGSPPNTLLDYFPDDFLLVIDESHVTVPQIGAMYEGDASRKRTLVDHGFRLPSALDNRPLKWEEFQERIGQAVYLSATPGKYELSRGDGYVEQIIRPTGLIDPEVVVKPTEGQIDDLVHEIRLRTEKDERVLVTTLTKKMAEDLTDYFLELGIQVRYLHSDVDTLRRVELLRELRSGEFDVLVGINLLREGLDLPEVSLVAILDADKEGFLRSGTSLIQTIGRAARNVSGQVHMYADKITPAMEKAIEETNRRREKQVAYNTERGIDPQPLRKKINDIVAQIAREDIDTEQLLGSGYRKLKDGKGAKAPVPALGAQAKGGKAAKGKAKETVPTDRPAAELAEQIEEMTQRMRAAAADLQFEIAARLRDEVSEMKKELRQMKEAGLA, encoded by the coding sequence ATGCGGCCCGTATCCCACATCGAACGCACGGTGGCGCCCTTCGAGGTCGTCAGCCCCTACCAGCCCAGCGGCGACCAGCCGGCGGCCATCGCCGAGCTGGCCCGACGCATCGAGGCCGGTGAGAAGGACGTCGTACTGCTCGGCGCGACCGGCACCGGCAAATCCGCCACCACCGCGTGGATGATCGAGAAGCTTCAGCGCCCCACGCTCGTGATGGCGCCGAACAAGACGCTGGCCGCTCAGCTGGCGAACGAGTTCCGCGAGCTGCTGCCGAACAACGCGGTCGAGTACTTCGTCTCGTACTACGACTACTACCAGCCCGAGGCGTACGTCCCGCAGTCGGACACCTACATCGAGAAGGACTCCTCGGTCAACGAGGAGGTCGAGCGGCTCCGCCACTCCGCCACCAACTCGCTGCTGACCCGCCGCGACGTCGTCGTGGTCGCCTCGGTCTCCTGCATCTACGGCCTCGGCACGCCACAGGAGTACGTGGACCGCATGGTCCCCCTCCGGGTCGGCGACGAGATCGACCGGGACCAGCTGCTGCGCCGCTTCGTGGACATCCAGTACACCCGCAACGACCTCGCCTTCGCCCGCGGCACCTTCCGCGTGCGCGGCGACACCATCGAGATCTTCCCGGTCTACGAGGAGCTCGCCGTCCGCATCGAGATGTTCGGCGACGAGATCGAGGCCCTGTCCACCCTCCACCCGCTCACCGGCGAGATCATCAGCGACGACGAGCAGCTGTACGTCTTCCCCGCCTCCCACTACGTCGCGGGCCCCGAGCGCCTGGAGCGGGCCGTCAACGACATCGAGAAGGAACTCGGGGAGCGCCTGGCCGAACTGGAGAAGCAGGGCAAGCTCCTGGAGGCCCAGCGGCTGCGCATGCGCACGACGTACGACCTCGAGATGCTCCGCCAGATCGGCTCCTGCTCCGGCGTCGAGAACTACTCGATGCACTTCGACGGCCGCGAGCCCGGTTCCCCGCCGAACACCCTGCTGGACTACTTCCCCGACGACTTCCTGCTCGTCATCGACGAGTCGCACGTCACGGTGCCCCAGATCGGCGCCATGTACGAGGGCGACGCCTCCCGCAAGCGCACCCTCGTCGACCACGGCTTCCGGCTCCCCTCCGCCCTGGACAACCGGCCCCTGAAGTGGGAGGAGTTCCAGGAGCGCATCGGCCAGGCCGTCTACCTGTCGGCGACGCCGGGCAAGTACGAGCTGTCGCGCGGTGACGGTTACGTCGAGCAGATCATCCGCCCCACCGGCCTCATCGACCCCGAAGTCGTCGTCAAGCCCACCGAGGGCCAGATCGACGACCTGGTGCACGAGATCCGCCTGCGCACCGAGAAGGACGAACGGGTCCTGGTCACCACGCTCACCAAGAAGATGGCCGAGGACCTCACCGACTACTTCCTGGAACTCGGTATCCAGGTCCGCTATCTGCACAGCGACGTCGACACCCTGCGCCGCGTCGAACTGCTGCGCGAGCTGCGCTCCGGTGAGTTCGACGTGCTGGTGGGCATCAACCTCCTCCGCGAGGGCCTCGACCTGCCCGAGGTCTCCCTGGTGGCGATCCTCGACGCCGACAAGGAGGGCTTCCTGCGCTCCGGCACCTCCCTGATCCAGACCATCGGCCGCGCGGCCCGCAACGTCTCCGGCCAGGTCCACATGTACGCCGACAAGATCACTCCGGCGATGGAGAAGGCCATCGAGGAGACCAACCGCCGGCGCGAGAAGCAGGTCGCGTACAACACGGAGCGGGGCATCGACCCCCAGCCACTCCGTAAGAAGATCAACGACATCGTCGCGCAGATCGCCCGCGAGGACATCGACACGGAACAACTGCTCGGCTCCGGCTACCGCAAGCTGAAGGACGGCAAGGGCGCCAAGGCCCCCGTGCCCGCGCTCGGCGCCCAGGCCAAGGGCGGCAAGGCAGCCAAGGGCAAGGCCAAGGAGACGGTCCCCACCGACCGTCCCGCGGCCGAACTCGCCGAGCAGATCGAGGAGATGACCCAGCGCATGCGCGCCGCGGCTGCCGACCTCCAGTTCGAGATCGCGGCCCGGCTGCGCGACGAGGTCTCCGAGATGAAGAAGGAACTGCGTCAGATGAAGGAGGCCGGCCTGGCCTGA